CGCAACCTCCTGAGCCAGAACCGGCCCCGCAACAGTCTGCAGAGAGCCAGCCTGTCCAGTCACAACCGGTGCAGTCACGACGTGGCCGCTCACGGCACGTCCGGTCGCAGCAGGTCGAACCACAACAGCAGGCTGAGCCACAGCAGGTCGAACTACAGCAGGCCGAGCCGCAGCAGAGTGGGCCACCGCGCGCCGAGTCACAACCTGTCGAGTCACAACGCGTCGAGCCACAATCTGTCGAGCCGGGGCCAGTTGAGTCAAAGCCCGTCTATGACCATGAGCCGTTTTATCCGCACGCACGTCCTTTTCCCGAGGAGTTCTCTCCTCTGAAAGACGAAGAGGAAGGCACCGGCACGCGGAAGCGTTTGATCTGGCTCACAGTATTTTTTTTGGCAGCCGGTTTAATCGCCAGGATTGCCTTCCACAATCGCACCGTTCTGGATGAGACCGCCGCGCCAGCAACACCTGCGACAACCGCTCCGGCGGAGAGCCCTGCTCGCTCTACCCCTCCCAGTCCAAGCTCCACCCCTCCCAGTCCTCGCATCGACACAGCGCCAGCGCCCGCACCCGAACCCGAGGTAGCCGCACCTGCTCCTTCTACAACGGAAGAACGAGGCGACCGCACTCCCCGCGCCGGCTCCCAGACCCGGGGTGCCCACAGACCTTCGACAGTGAACTCTCCGGCCTCCGCTTATCCCTCAACTCCTTCAGCGTCTCCGCCGCCTCGTGTCACGACTCCATCCGGGCCGGCTCCAAAGATCCCTCCTCCACCTGAATCTCGCTCGCCAACTCCGGCCCCCGCGACGACTCCGGCTGCGCGCCCTACCTCTCCGTCTGAGCCGGATCTCACTAACACCGACCGAGGCCGTGCGGTCCCCCACCTTTTACGCCGTACTCCGGAAGATCAAGCAGAGCTGGCCGACGCATCGCCACCCGCGAATATGCCGGCGCCCACCAACGCGTCCACCACCGCATCCAAGATCGCGGCGTCCAGGCCCGCCCCCGTCGCCACTCCACAAGCACCTCGCGGTAACGTCCGGGCCGTCTCACTGGGGGTGAATGCATCCAATGTTCTCTACAGCCCCACACCGGCTTACCCTCAGGCTGCTTCTGACGCGCATGTACAGGGAGACGTAAAGGTAGAAACCAATGTCGACCGTAATGGCAACGTCGCTTCCGTACGCGTCGTCAGTGGCCCTCCGCTCCTGCGGGATGCCGCCCTCGATGCGGCGCAACGCTGGCGTTATCGCCCCCACTTCATCGGAGGCGACCAGGCTGCCATGAGCACCATTACGGTCTTCGAGTTTCAGTTGCCATAGCGGAAGCAACTCCCCAAAAGAGCACGACTTCCCCGCAGTTTATTTGCGATTTACCGCGAATGCCCTAAAATGTTGGCACCGCCGCAGGTTCGCAGTTGAGCGACTCCGAAGAACCTCGATCCTTGGATAGCTTGGCCGAAAGAAGCCCTCGCACCGCGGGCACTATCGATGCAGAAGCAGCTATCCAGTCCGAAGGCTCCGATCGTCCTGACGCTTCTTGCCGCCCTTGGATCCATCTGCTTTGCGGTCGGTTCCGGACTCTTTCTTTACAGCAATACCGAGAAGCTAATCGCTGCCCGCGAATGGATCGAACATACGCAGCAGACTCAGCTTGCGATCGAACGGCTGTCGAGACAGGTCGAACGCATCGATACGCAAACCCGGCTGTACGCCGCTACTCATGATGAGAGCACCTTGCGCTCCGCGGTTTCAGCAGCGATCGCCCTGCAAAGCGGATCGCTGCGCATGAAAAATCAGCTTGCCGATAATCGCAATCAGAACCAGAACGTCGAGCAGGTTCAGGAGTGCGCCAATCACCTGCTCGGCACCCTGACCTCGCAGTCACAAGCCGCCGCTGAGATTCGGGGCGAGACGGTGCAGTGCCAGCACTCCCTCTCCCTGATGGCGGGACAGGAAGGCGATCTGCTCCGGCAGAGAAATCAGGCGTCAGACAGCCGTTCCAAATTGTCCGTCGTGACCGAACTGATGGTGGTTCTCATTACGGTAGTAGTGCTGCTCGTTCTCTTCGCACTTTTAGTGCGCGACATTATCATGCGCAACCGGATCGCACGACATCGGGAAGAAGCTTCCGCAGAGCTGGAAGAGAGCAATCGGGATCTGGAAGCAAGCATGAAGACTCTGCGGCAGCTTGCCGATGAAGGTGTGCTGCTCTCCGCCTTCCGTGACGATCTGCAGCTCTGCACCACGACCGACGAGGTCTATGAGGCGGCATGCGTCCGCTTCCCTCAGATCTTTCCAGAGACCAGCGGCGCAATCTGCATCATCAACAACTCGCGGAACGCGCTGGAGAGCATGTCGACCTGGGGAGAGTCTTCGAACCAGATCTCCGAGGTCTTTCCGCCGGATGCCTGCTGCGGCCTCCGTATGGGACAGTTCCGCTTTCGCAAACCGGGCGCTTCAGAGGTCCACTGCAGTCACTTCGTCGGCAAGCCTCCTATGCGTTATGCATGTGTCCCGCTCATGGCACAGGGTGAAACCCTGGGGATGGTCTTTCTCAGGTGCCCCACGGAGGAGGTAGCGGCACAAGTCGAGACCAGAAACGAAGCTCTCCGCCAGCTTGTGCAGCTCACGGCTATCACACTGGCCAGCATTGACCTTCGCAATAAACTCGAGGCTCAGTCTGTCCGCGACTCCCTCACCGGCCTGTTCAATCGCCATTTCATGGAGATCGCCCTCGACCGTGAACTGGCCCGTGCCGCACGCCGCAAGAACATGCTGGCGATCTTTATGATCGACGTCGATCACTTCAAAACATTCAACGATCGCTACAGCCACGCGACCGGCGACAGCGTACTCAAGAAGGTCGCTAAAGTCATCGGCGCTTCCATCCGAACCGAAGATGTCGCCTGCCGGTATGGCGGCGAAGAGTTCACCGTCATCGTGCCCGACACAACCATCGAAGCCGCGCATGAGAGAGCCGAACGTCTACGCACAGCAGTCGAAGCGCTGCCGGCGGCTCTGGAGAACGGCCTCCATACGAACGTAACGATCTCGATCGGCATTGCCATCTTCCCCAATCACGCAACCTCTCCCGATCACCTGTTACGCAGGGCCGATGAGGCTCTCTATCGCGCAAAGCACGAAGGCCGCAATTGCGTGCGCGTCGCCGACTCTGTAGCAGAAGTTGTGCTTACTTAGCCATGCACTGTGTGCCCCATCCATCGCATCGCGATGGGTGGAATATCACGCTACGCGGGACCATTGTTGCCGTGCAAAGCGAATCAGGGTGCATCAAAAATTACGGAAGCCAAGACGATCGAACTATAGGACGGGCCTTCAGCCCTCTTACTCTTCTTGCCCCGGAGACCTGGGGCGTTGCCCCAGGCTGGTATAGAACGCGCCTTCAGCGCTCACAGTTGTCAGCAGCTTTTGTCATTTCGGAGCACGCGGGTTCCTAGCCAACTTCGTTGGATGAGGTGAAGCTGAGGGGGAAAAATCTGCTTTTCGCTCATCTTCTTTATCCGGGTGCCCCACTCACGGAGTTAGGGTGGGCTAGGCTCACCCCCAAATTCCAAAACGAATGTTGCCACAGAAACGATCTACTCCTCCGAACCCAACGGCGCCAGCACTTCCACCGTCGCCATCGTGTCTGCTTCTTCGCCAACATCCGGCTTATGGATATCCGGCAGGAACCCGGTAAGCAGGCCAAGCGCAGGCAGCACCGAGCAGACCTTGTAGACGAAGTCGATGCTGGTGTGGTCCGCAAGTGCGCCAAGAACAGCCGCCCCTAATCCACCCAATCCAAACGCAAGCCCGAAGAACAGGCCGGAGACCATGCCGACCCGTCCAGGCAGGAGCTCCTGTGCATACACAAGAATGGCCGAGAATGCGGAAGCGATCACCAGCCCGATCACAACACTAAGCGCGACCGTAACCGGCAGAGCGACATAGGGTAACAACAGCGTGAGCGGCAGCACTCCCAGGATCGAGATCCAGATCACCTTCTTGCGCCCGATGCGATCGCCTACCGGACCACCGATCACCGTACCTGCTGCGACCGCCGCGAGAAACAGGAACAGGTAGAGCTGGGCATCGCGTTCGCCGGTATGGAAGTGCTGCATCAGATAGAAGACGTAATAACTGGTGATGCTGGCCAGATAGAAGTACTTTGACAGCGTCAGCAGAATCAGAACCGCCAGCGCCCCGCCAATCCGCTTCCGGCTGAGATTCAGTGTGTGCTTCACTGCAGCATGCTTCTTTTGAATCGCATGGCCGTGCAGCTTGTACCAATGTCCAAGACCTGTCAGCAGCACGATGCCAAAGAGCGCTGCCAAGGTAAACCACGCCAGGCTCTTCTGGCCTCGCGGAAGCACGACGAAGGCAATCAACAGAGGGCCAAGCGAAGAACCGAAGTTCCCTCCCACCTGGAAGACCGACTGCGCCATGCCATGCGCTCCGCCTGACGCCAGGCGCGCGAGCCGGGATGACTCCGGATGAAAGATCGACGAACCCACACCCAGCAGCGCGCCGCCAACCAGCAGCATTCCATAATTCTGCGCAAAGGCTAGAACCAGCAGACCGGACATGGAGATGGTCATACCAACCGGCAGCGAATACGGCTGCGGCCTTCGATCGGTATAAAGCCCCACCAGCGGCTGCAGCAGCGATGCCGTGATCTGGAAGACCAGCGTGAGCGCGCCGATCTGGCCGAACGACAGGTGAAAGTTGCCTTTGAAGATGGGATATGCAGCGACAAAGAGTGACTGCAACATGTCGTTGAGCATGTGGCAGAGACTCGCTCCTCCCAGCACACGATAGGTTGCGGAGTTTTCCTTCGGATTTCGTATCGCTTCGCTCATGACCATTTCCGTATTTCTCTTCATCTCGAACGATACAATCTCTTCAATGCGGCCCACCACCCGTGTTGGGACAAATTCTTATGCGAATGGGCCATCGATTCTTTCGCTAAGGCGAAAGGGTGGGGTATCGCGCTGTGCGCGACCGCTTTTTTTGTTTTGTCATCCCGTAGGGATCTGCTTTTCCAAGGCGGCTGCACGCAGTTGCGGAGGCGTATCGATAAAATTTGCCTGGACTTAGCTCGAACTATAGGTCGGGCCTTCAGCCCTGTAACATCTTGTGGGCACTGAAACCTGGGGCGTTGCCCAGGCTGGTATGGAACGCGCCTTTCCACCCCAATGAACAAGTTCATTGGGGACCCGGCCTTCAGCGCTCAAAGGCATGGCACTTTTGTTTGTCATTTCGCAGCGACCGGGGTCCCCGGCCAGCGTGCTGGCTGGGGTGGGTCGACCGAAGGGACCGGAGAAATCTGCTTTTCAACCAATATCTTTTCACCCGGAAGATTCTGGAAAAGCAGATCCCTTCGGGATGACAAATAAAAAGAACCCGCGCATAGGAAACGCCTTCCCATAGAAGTTCGAGCGGTGTACTATCTTCTCCCATAGAAGTCCGAGTGGAGTCCGCTGGTCCGCAATCAAAGGAGGCGTCCCCGATGACCTGGTTCCGTTTTTTCCGCCGCCAACGTTCAGACTCCGAGTTACAGCAGGAGATTCGCGCTTACGTCGAAGCCGAAACGGAAGAGAACATCGCCCGGGGAATGGCTCCGGAAGAGGCTCGGCGACGAGCCAACATTAAGTTCGGCAATCCCCAAAGCATTCGCGAAAAGCTTTGGCGGCAGAACACGGTGGCTGCAATCGACCATCTGTGGCGAGACCTTGCGTATGCAGCCAGAACGTTGAAACGGACTCCTGGGTTTGCAGCGATCGCTATTCTCGTGATGGCTCTGGGCATCGGAGCCAATGTGGCGCTGTTTACCGTGGTGCGCCACGTCCTGCTCAATCCCCTGCCCTTTTCCAACCCCAACCAACTGATTGCGTTGGACGAAACCTCCGGCCACGACAAGAAAGACAGTGTCGCCGGCGGAGATTTCTACGACTGGCAAAGCGCATCCCACGGCTTTCAACAGATGGCGATCTGGCGATTCAGTGGTTACAACATCTCCGGCGATCGCAACGAGCTTCCGGAGTTCCTGCCGGCGATGACATGTTCCTGGAATCTGTTTTCCACTCTTGGCGTGCAACCCGCACTGGGCCGGTTGTTCGTCGATGCGGACGATACGGACAAGGCAGGCGTTACCGTGGTTCTTTCCTGGAGCCTCTTCAAACGCCGCTTCAATGCAGACCCGTCCATCATCGGAAAGACGATCCGGCTTAATACATTCCCCTATACCGTCATCGGTGTACTTCCGCAGAGCTTCAGCTTTCCCGATCCAAAGGTCCAGTTGTGGGTTCCCTATTACAAAGGAACTCCCAGCATCATCCTGCATAGCCACTACAGCCATAACGGTCATGTGATTGCGCGCTTGAAACCTGACTACTCCGCGTCGCAGGCGGTTCAGGAAGTTCAGGCAATCCAGCGGGGAATCTATACACGCTTCTCGGGCACGGGTCCGGTCAGCTCCGAAGTTGTTTCGCAGCCATTGATCGACGACGTCGTCGGAGATACCAAAGCTCCGCTGTATCTTCTGATGGCCGCTGTAAGCTGTCTTCTGCTGATCGCCTGCCTGAACCTGTCGAACCTGCTGGTTGCCCGCGCTGTCGCCCGCCGTAAGGAGATGGCGGTGCGATCGGCACTGGGTGGGAGCCGAGTTCACCTGATCTGCCAGCAGATTACGGAGTGTGTCCTGATCTGTATCTCGGGCGGCATCCTTGGCGTCGGTCTTGCTCACCTGGCTGTTCGTTGGCTGACCAAATACTGGCTCAATCTGCCGCGGGCGGAAGCGATTCACATCGATGCCACTGTTCTCTTCTTCGCTCTCGGAGTGACTGCTTTCGCTGGAGCTGTGTCAGGAATTCTTCCGGCG
This genomic window from Terriglobus albidus contains:
- a CDS encoding sensor domain-containing diguanylate cyclase; this translates as MQKQLSSPKAPIVLTLLAALGSICFAVGSGLFLYSNTEKLIAAREWIEHTQQTQLAIERLSRQVERIDTQTRLYAATHDESTLRSAVSAAIALQSGSLRMKNQLADNRNQNQNVEQVQECANHLLGTLTSQSQAAAEIRGETVQCQHSLSLMAGQEGDLLRQRNQASDSRSKLSVVTELMVVLITVVVLLVLFALLVRDIIMRNRIARHREEASAELEESNRDLEASMKTLRQLADEGVLLSAFRDDLQLCTTTDEVYEAACVRFPQIFPETSGAICIINNSRNALESMSTWGESSNQISEVFPPDACCGLRMGQFRFRKPGASEVHCSHFVGKPPMRYACVPLMAQGETLGMVFLRCPTEEVAAQVETRNEALRQLVQLTAITLASIDLRNKLEAQSVRDSLTGLFNRHFMEIALDRELARAARRKNMLAIFMIDVDHFKTFNDRYSHATGDSVLKKVAKVIGASIRTEDVACRYGGEEFTVIVPDTTIEAAHERAERLRTAVEALPAALENGLHTNVTISIGIAIFPNHATSPDHLLRRADEALYRAKHEGRNCVRVADSVAEVVLT
- a CDS encoding MFS transporter, giving the protein MSEAIRNPKENSATYRVLGGASLCHMLNDMLQSLFVAAYPIFKGNFHLSFGQIGALTLVFQITASLLQPLVGLYTDRRPQPYSLPVGMTISMSGLLVLAFAQNYGMLLVGGALLGVGSSIFHPESSRLARLASGGAHGMAQSVFQVGGNFGSSLGPLLIAFVVLPRGQKSLAWFTLAALFGIVLLTGLGHWYKLHGHAIQKKHAAVKHTLNLSRKRIGGALAVLILLTLSKYFYLASITSYYVFYLMQHFHTGERDAQLYLFLFLAAVAAGTVIGGPVGDRIGRKKVIWISILGVLPLTLLLPYVALPVTVALSVVIGLVIASAFSAILVYAQELLPGRVGMVSGLFFGLAFGLGGLGAAVLGALADHTSIDFVYKVCSVLPALGLLTGFLPDIHKPDVGEEADTMATVEVLAPLGSEE
- a CDS encoding energy transducer TonB, encoding MLQPLQLEEVKTRYANEIAELRDFLQKAGCTPGAPESLRAIVNRLQRDRSFHRDLTSYIWVAIHSGNRNISYADLLGVLTVAAAGGRYAAEAEGDDAHALLRFVIEARESLDGTSRQKNPPAADHLPPVVPAPVAPEPPVEPKAVHPQPPEPEPAPQQSAESQPVQSQPVQSRRGRSRHVRSQQVEPQQQAEPQQVELQQAEPQQSGPPRAESQPVESQRVEPQSVEPGPVESKPVYDHEPFYPHARPFPEEFSPLKDEEEGTGTRKRLIWLTVFFLAAGLIARIAFHNRTVLDETAAPATPATTAPAESPARSTPPSPSSTPPSPRIDTAPAPAPEPEVAAPAPSTTEERGDRTPRAGSQTRGAHRPSTVNSPASAYPSTPSASPPPRVTTPSGPAPKIPPPPESRSPTPAPATTPAARPTSPSEPDLTNTDRGRAVPHLLRRTPEDQAELADASPPANMPAPTNASTTASKIAASRPAPVATPQAPRGNVRAVSLGVNASNVLYSPTPAYPQAASDAHVQGDVKVETNVDRNGNVASVRVVSGPPLLRDAALDAAQRWRYRPHFIGGDQAAMSTITVFEFQLP
- a CDS encoding ABC transporter permease, giving the protein MTWFRFFRRQRSDSELQQEIRAYVEAETEENIARGMAPEEARRRANIKFGNPQSIREKLWRQNTVAAIDHLWRDLAYAARTLKRTPGFAAIAILVMALGIGANVALFTVVRHVLLNPLPFSNPNQLIALDETSGHDKKDSVAGGDFYDWQSASHGFQQMAIWRFSGYNISGDRNELPEFLPAMTCSWNLFSTLGVQPALGRLFVDADDTDKAGVTVVLSWSLFKRRFNADPSIIGKTIRLNTFPYTVIGVLPQSFSFPDPKVQLWVPYYKGTPSIILHSHYSHNGHVIARLKPDYSASQAVQEVQAIQRGIYTRFSGTGPVSSEVVSQPLIDDVVGDTKAPLYLLMAAVSCLLLIACLNLSNLLVARAVARRKEMAVRSALGGSRVHLICQQITECVLICISGGILGVGLAHLAVRWLTKYWLNLPRAEAIHIDATVLFFALGVTAFAGAVSGILPALLFTDANVSTALQDSPRTAGSSSSKASLRKGLMTVEFGITVVLLICAGLLFKSFLQLGSVDPGCATRNVLTMRYFLRGQTYSKPDQVISFQEQLLERVRHLPGVTAAGLTNVVPGDGPYGEMTFTIPEHPPQPPEKHDSALFRTADPGYFQAMQIPLVAGRFFISTERLGNSSFVIINQRLAHEFFPNEDPLGKHLAVSWRSPSAEKLEIVGIVGDTRHRLNEPVQSMMWFPILSGAPGVTAETALVVRSTTDPAPLSIPIQKSIAAIDPDLPVSNVLTMQELLGRSMASSSFETSLLGAFATLSLLLASVGLFGVLSYLVAQRTSEIGIRIALGAQREQVLRLILTDGLRPALVGLALGLCISAAVTRKLQSQLYGTHPLDPAVFGLVAIALLLVAAAACTFPAWRASRLDPIKALRME